The genomic segment GGCATAGGTGCAGGCGATAGTGGCGTCCTGCATACAATAGAGATGCTCTCCCCGCCGTCCATAGGCGTGGCTATTGCGCAGCGGGTTCGCCACGAAAACCAGCACCACGGGCGCGTCTTCGATGAACGTCTGGTCATGCGAGGCACGCGCCAGCTGGCGGATACGCTCGTGGTCGCGCACCAGCACGACCTCATACGCCTGCAGATTACCCGCCGAGGGCGCACTGTTGATTGCCTCGAGAATCTGCCGCAGTTTCTCTTCCTCAATCGGTTTACGTTCGTAGGCGCGCACCGAACGCCGTTGCTTCAGAACTTCAAAGAACTCCATCTCTTTTTCCTCCTCCTATACATACCGTCCATACTCTTTGCCTGTCTCATACATCGCCCAAAGGTTCTCCAGAGGAGTACCCGGCGCGAGGTTGTTGCCCTCACGCAGGATGAATTTACCACCTTCCATCACACCGCTTTGCAGGATACGGATGGTCTCTTCGCGCACCTGTTCCGGCTTGCCGTGATGCAACAGGGGAACCGCCGGACCTCCCAGCAATTCCACATCCGGACCCAAATCGCGCCTCGCCTTGCCCAGATCGATGGGGAATCCGGTGTCGATGGAGCACACGTTCAGCCTGTCACGCAGGAAGACCAGATGGCGTTGCACGTCCCCGCACAGGTGGATGCCTATCGGCTGGCTGGGGTCTTCCATCAGCTCTTGCTTGAGGCGCACGTGGAACGGGTAAACCATCTCCTCGTACATGCGTGTGCTTAACAGTTCGATGCTGTCGTCTGCAAAGCCCCAGCCTCCCGATACCTTCTCGGGCTGCCCGAAGTAACGCCGGTAGGCTTTGATGCGAGTGATAATGGCGGTGGTGACGAAATCCAGCAGCTGCAGGGCATAGTCGGAGTCTTCGATGAGGTCCCCCGCGAACTGGGATGCGCCCCGCAGGTTGCAGCAGATGGTCATTGGGCCGTCTGTGCCCATGCCTGTTGGCGTCACGGAGGCGATGGGTTTGCCATACATCGTCCAGCCCTCGTCCTGCTTGCGCTTCATGTATTCGTAGAACTCCCAGTTGCGCGCCATTAACCCTCCGGTAAAGGGGTCGGGAATGCCTTTGTCAAACAGCAGGTTTTTCTTATCACCCACCAGCAAAGGTTCCACATCGGGTACCTGGTCGGGGTAGTAGCGGACAGCACAACCCAGCCACGCCGCCTCGTACACGTTCTGAAAGTCCACATAAACATCCCAACCCTTCTGCGGCATGCCCATTTCGGTATCCTGCGGCACGTGGTGGCGTACCCAGTAGATGTGCTCCACCTGCCGCTCTAGCATCAGCTGCGGGTCGTGGAAGTACTGCTCGAAAGTGATGCCGCGCGGGTTAGATTCTGGCATCCACATGGTAAAGCGCGGGTTGATGCCCCAGATGATAGGCACGCGCACGGGCTTCCCCGTGCGATAAGCCTCCCATACTTGCTGCACCTCCGCGTTATGCGCTTCGAAATCGATGGTATGCACGGACATCTCCTGTGCCTCCGCAGGTTTTCATTGTACTTCACTTAGATACCGCGGCTGCGTTTGCCTGCGTTGTATCGGGCAAAGGTTGACAGGAGGCAGGTGTCTAAGAGTCCGAATGGGTTCCGCGCGTTCCCGTAACCTGCGGCGGGCATCGAGCGTCTTAATTGTGCATCACATCCGCCGCGGCGGAAA from the Bacillota bacterium genome contains:
- a CDS encoding nitroreductase family protein, with translation MEFFEVLKQRRSVRAYERKPIEEEKLRQILEAINSAPSAGNLQAYEVVLVRDHERIRQLARASHDQTFIEDAPVVLVFVANPLRNSHAYGRRGEHLYCMQDATIACTYAHLAAAALGLSSCWIGAFDDEAVARIIGAEPPLQPAAILPIAYPAEHPAPRPRRSLDELIHNEQLRR